A genomic window from Sulfurospirillum multivorans DSM 12446 includes:
- a CDS encoding SDR family NAD(P)-dependent oxidoreductase, producing MKIALITGGSRGLGKSMALHLAQKGHDVIITYQHSKIEAQNVVDEIVQGGQKAALLQLDIAQTKMFPLFLEELQLLLASQWNTHRFDILINNAGIGINTPFMETTEEQFDTLMNIHLKGTFFFIQTVLPILNDGGRILNISSGLARFVMPGFAAYAMMKGGIEVLTRYLAFELGKRNITVNVIAPGAIATDFGGGVVRDNANANAYIASQIALGRVGLADDIGAAVSMLVSDDAHWINGERIEVSGGMRL from the coding sequence ATGAAAATAGCATTGATTACCGGAGGAAGTAGAGGTTTAGGCAAAAGTATGGCGTTGCATTTGGCGCAAAAAGGGCATGATGTCATCATTACCTATCAGCATTCCAAAATTGAAGCACAAAATGTGGTGGATGAGATAGTCCAAGGCGGTCAAAAAGCAGCGTTGCTGCAACTGGATATCGCTCAAACAAAAATGTTTCCTCTGTTTTTAGAAGAGCTACAACTGCTCCTTGCTTCACAATGGAACACTCATCGTTTTGATATTCTCATCAACAATGCAGGTATTGGGATTAACACGCCTTTTATGGAGACAACCGAAGAGCAGTTTGATACTTTGATGAACATTCATCTCAAAGGAACGTTCTTTTTTATTCAAACAGTGTTACCAATCCTCAATGATGGCGGTAGAATTCTCAATATCTCATCAGGCTTAGCCCGTTTTGTCATGCCAGGATTTGCAGCGTATGCGATGATGAAAGGTGGCATTGAAGTTTTGACGCGTTATTTAGCGTTTGAATTGGGAAAACGTAACATCACCGTGAATGTTATAGCCCCCGGTGCGATTGCGACAGATTTTGGTGGCGGTGTGGTAAGAGACAATGCAAACGCAAATGCTTATATCGCGTCGCAAATTGCACTTGGTCGTGTAGGACTTGCCGATGACATTGGTGCGGCGGTTTCCATGCTCGTATCGGATGATGCGCATTGGATCAATGGCGAACGCATCGAAGTTTCGGGTGGAATGCGTTTGTAG
- a CDS encoding AraC family transcriptional regulator yields the protein MQVKLRELADLLQKETLHEGLNATRIAHVKLFKASSVTEALHTVYEPSLFIIAQGAKIVILGATTYRYDASSYLVSSMNLPISGQIIEASLEKPFLSMQLCFTPESIFDLVSQLPSHKEEVARSPLAMSVHHVTEELIDAALRLVKLLHKHEEIPILAPLIIKEILYRLLQGEYGVILRQFALHGSNANRIAQSIELITSDISEPLRVEALSQKVGMSVSAFHKQFKHVTAMSPIQYQKQLRLQKARELLFTKTHEVGEVAFNVGYESPSQFSREYARFFGLSPQKDLMKFKMESSCKS from the coding sequence GTGCAAGTAAAACTAAGAGAACTCGCTGATTTACTTCAAAAAGAGACTTTACACGAAGGGCTCAATGCGACACGCATCGCTCATGTCAAGCTTTTCAAAGCCTCAAGTGTCACCGAAGCGTTGCATACAGTGTATGAGCCTTCACTCTTTATCATTGCTCAAGGGGCTAAAATCGTAATCTTGGGCGCTACTACTTATCGTTATGATGCTTCTTCGTATTTAGTCTCTTCGATGAATTTACCCATATCGGGGCAAATCATCGAGGCGTCTTTGGAAAAGCCTTTTTTGTCGATGCAACTGTGTTTTACGCCTGAGTCTATTTTTGACCTTGTATCTCAGTTGCCTTCTCACAAAGAAGAGGTAGCAAGAAGCCCTTTGGCAATGAGCGTTCACCACGTTACCGAAGAGCTGATTGATGCGGCGTTACGACTCGTAAAACTCCTTCACAAACATGAAGAGATTCCCATCTTAGCGCCACTGATTATCAAAGAGATTCTCTATCGATTGTTGCAAGGAGAATATGGTGTTATCTTACGGCAATTTGCATTGCATGGCTCTAACGCAAACCGCATTGCTCAGTCAATTGAGCTGATAACCTCAGATATTTCAGAGCCGTTGCGCGTCGAAGCCTTGTCGCAAAAAGTAGGCATGAGTGTCTCGGCTTTTCACAAACAGTTTAAACACGTAACAGCGATGAGTCCCATTCAGTACCAAAAACAGTTACGCTTGCAAAAAGCCCGCGAGCTGTTATTTACCAAGACGCACGAAGTAGGTGAAGTGGCGTTTAATGTAGGCTATGAAAGTCCTTCGCAATTTAGCAGAGAGTATGCACGATTTTTTGGTCTTTCGCCTCAAAAAGACCTTATGAAATTTAAAATGGAAAGTTCTTGCAAAAGTTAA
- the ribB gene encoding 3,4-dihydroxy-2-butanone-4-phosphate synthase, whose protein sequence is MNQICREFSLHHNVKQAIASLQNHNGVIVMDNFNRENEADIIFGAESLTTEQTALLIRECSGIVCLCLPHEKVDALDLPMMVTHNQSKFQTGFTISIEAKEGVTTGVSAKDRLTTIQAAIHPEGKTKIVSPGHVFPLRAKEGGVLERDGHTEASVDLMRLSNLSPYAVLCELTNPDGTMMVGDAIDEFAAKHGLPMVSIDEIIAYRKAHTL, encoded by the coding sequence ATGAATCAAATCTGTCGGGAATTTTCCCTTCACCACAATGTTAAGCAAGCCATCGCTTCGCTTCAAAACCACAACGGCGTGATCGTTATGGACAACTTCAACCGCGAAAACGAAGCGGACATCATCTTTGGTGCAGAATCTCTCACTACAGAGCAAACCGCACTGCTGATACGCGAATGCAGTGGCATTGTCTGCCTCTGTTTACCCCATGAAAAAGTTGATGCACTCGATCTTCCGATGATGGTCACGCATAATCAGTCCAAATTTCAAACCGGTTTTACCATCTCCATCGAAGCCAAAGAGGGCGTAACCACCGGTGTGAGTGCGAAAGATCGCCTTACCACGATTCAAGCGGCGATTCATCCAGAGGGTAAAACGAAGATCGTCTCGCCTGGGCATGTTTTTCCACTTCGCGCGAAAGAAGGTGGTGTGCTAGAACGTGATGGACACACCGAGGCTTCGGTGGATCTGATGCGTCTCTCTAATCTTTCACCCTATGCCGTTTTGTGTGAATTGACCAATCCTGATGGCACCATGATGGTGGGCGATGCGATTGATGAGTTTGCTGCAAAGCATGGATTGCCCATGGTGAGCATTGATGAGATTATTGCGTACCGAAAAGCGCATACACTCTAA
- a CDS encoding diguanylate cyclase domain-containing protein — protein sequence MIKVLLSSILLFLMASVPLFALSDLTSQPNIVALSETEKAWLREHPTIKVGMDSAYAPYEWMNQNGTYVGMAVDYLHLLERKLGVHFEIIKGKSWSQIIEMGKKGEIDMITSIVQTPERLKYFTFSDPYRETQTMIVDKGEGAFIGSLEHLTHKRVAVEKGYFTQEALAKKYSTIQLVLANNILEALTFVMEGKADAYVGDLSAINYAIKNNGLETLRFSGHTEFSSQHRFAFPKSHTEFASIITKAMASISKEESDAIFNRWLGMRIERGIRAETLIKYSAGVVCLFLLFGYWYYRLHCEIKYRKAVELRECRRNSVLEMIAKMLPLPVILESIVKEVEEQNPHMICSILLLDEEKKYFCDIIGPSLPDFYNEAIKGVLIGESVGSCGTAAYRKERVIVENIATHPYWEAYKEVALRAGVQSCWSEPIFASDETVLGTFAIYHAKPQTPSLADNMLIEQSANLARIAIEKSRVATQLKASEELYRHLTEEVSDVIWKTNRDLIITYISPSDEHLRGYEASEVIGHHVFEMFTQEGISIILDNMKRRAEAEKNGIRTNFATYEVQHQCKDGKLIWGEIISKPERNEKGEITGYHGITREVSERKAMQDRVQQLAFYDPLTKLPNRLLLKERLNHVMYEMKRTKKYSALFFIDLDNFKSLNDTQGHSVGDILLCQVADRLMRCVREVDTVARFGGDEFVVILDALHEDKESSTKQAQTIAEKMRLSVSALYLLSIPGEENEHVVEHRCTASIGVLVFNSEEGSQDDLLKRADTAMYNAKEAGRDQICFYDRET from the coding sequence ATGATAAAGGTTCTCCTGAGCTCCATACTTCTTTTTTTAATGGCATCCGTACCTCTTTTTGCGCTTTCTGATCTTACCTCACAACCAAATATTGTAGCACTCAGTGAAACAGAAAAAGCATGGCTACGCGAACATCCAACGATCAAAGTGGGGATGGATTCGGCGTATGCGCCCTATGAGTGGATGAACCAAAACGGAACGTATGTAGGTATGGCGGTGGATTATCTGCATCTTTTGGAGAGAAAATTGGGTGTTCACTTTGAAATTATCAAAGGAAAATCGTGGAGTCAAATCATTGAGATGGGCAAAAAAGGTGAAATTGACATGATTACAAGCATTGTTCAAACACCTGAGCGTTTAAAATATTTTACATTTTCTGACCCTTATCGAGAGACACAAACGATGATTGTGGACAAGGGGGAGGGAGCGTTTATCGGTAGTTTAGAGCATCTAACCCACAAACGTGTTGCCGTTGAAAAAGGGTACTTTACCCAAGAAGCGCTTGCAAAAAAATACTCCACAATCCAGCTGGTATTAGCCAATAACATTCTAGAAGCATTGACATTTGTGATGGAAGGAAAAGCCGATGCCTACGTTGGTGATCTAAGTGCCATTAATTATGCCATTAAAAATAACGGCTTAGAAACACTTCGTTTTTCAGGGCATACTGAATTCTCAAGCCAACATCGCTTCGCCTTTCCTAAAAGCCATACTGAATTTGCTTCAATCATAACAAAAGCAATGGCTTCCATCTCGAAGGAGGAGTCCGACGCGATTTTTAACCGTTGGCTGGGTATGCGAATCGAGCGAGGCATTCGTGCCGAAACATTGATAAAATACAGTGCTGGTGTTGTCTGTTTGTTCCTGCTTTTTGGGTATTGGTATTATCGATTGCACTGCGAAATCAAGTACCGTAAAGCCGTTGAATTGCGTGAATGTCGCAGGAACAGTGTTTTAGAGATGATAGCAAAAATGCTCCCTTTACCGGTCATTCTTGAATCCATCGTCAAAGAAGTGGAAGAACAAAATCCACATATGATCTGCAGTATTTTGCTGTTGGATGAAGAGAAAAAATACTTTTGCGATATTATTGGCCCCAGTCTGCCTGATTTTTACAATGAAGCTATCAAAGGAGTTTTGATAGGGGAAAGTGTTGGCTCTTGTGGAACGGCGGCGTACCGTAAAGAGCGTGTGATTGTCGAAAATATTGCAACCCATCCTTATTGGGAAGCGTACAAAGAGGTAGCCCTTCGTGCAGGGGTGCAGTCGTGCTGGTCCGAGCCCATTTTTGCATCGGACGAGACCGTTTTAGGCACGTTTGCGATCTACCATGCGAAACCTCAAACGCCAAGCTTAGCCGATAATATGCTTATAGAGCAGTCTGCCAATCTTGCAAGGATCGCGATTGAAAAAAGCAGAGTGGCTACACAACTCAAAGCGAGTGAAGAGCTGTATCGGCATTTGACTGAGGAGGTAAGCGATGTGATTTGGAAGACGAATCGTGATCTGATCATTACCTACATCAGCCCCTCGGATGAGCATTTAAGAGGGTATGAAGCTTCTGAAGTGATAGGACATCATGTTTTTGAGATGTTTACACAAGAGGGTATTTCGATCATTTTAGACAATATGAAACGAAGAGCCGAAGCGGAAAAAAACGGCATTCGTACCAATTTTGCGACGTATGAGGTGCAACATCAATGCAAGGATGGCAAGTTGATTTGGGGTGAGATTATCTCAAAACCTGAGCGCAATGAAAAGGGTGAAATCACCGGCTATCATGGCATTACCAGAGAGGTCAGTGAGCGCAAAGCGATGCAAGATCGTGTGCAACAGTTGGCATTTTACGATCCACTGACAAAATTGCCCAATCGCCTACTGCTCAAAGAGCGTCTTAACCATGTGATGTACGAAATGAAACGTACGAAAAAATACAGCGCACTCTTTTTCATTGATCTGGACAATTTCAAATCGCTCAACGATACCCAAGGACACAGTGTTGGCGATATATTGCTCTGTCAGGTTGCAGATAGGCTTATGCGTTGCGTTCGCGAAGTCGATACGGTGGCTCGTTTTGGTGGCGATGAATTTGTGGTGATTCTCGACGCGCTTCATGAAGATAAAGAGAGCTCAACGAAGCAAGCCCAGACCATTGCCGAAAAAATGCGCCTCAGTGTTTCAGCCCTTTATCTGCTGAGTATTCCGGGTGAAGAAAACGAGCACGTGGTTGAGCATCGCTGTACCGCAAGCATTGGCGTGCTGGTTTTTAACAGCGAAGAGGGAAGTCAAGACGATCTGCTTAAACGAGCCGATACAGCGATGTACAACGCCAAAGAGGCAGGGCGCGATCAGATCTGTTTTTACGATCGTGAGACCTAA
- a CDS encoding LysR family transcriptional regulator, with product MTFQELRLFYYLCEDSHISNLAQKLGITQSAISLAIKSLEANIGEPLFDRIGKKLVLSETGKLFREKTQPHFLALNDAEDFFKNTKISGILTIASSKTIGDFITPQIVFDFLAEHEHVKIHKDIQNSAQIIQMVKNATIDIGFIESSCDELELHKEVIGDDQLIVVSSDPCLAEGTFFIDELFHKKWILREKGSGTREVFLEALGEIVKDLTIFMEFSEFEEAKTILLNNPQTITCLSKVAVATELKRGELFEVKLVNLKIDRSFYLIYHKSKYQSRLFTEFKQFVHSKMTPT from the coding sequence ATGACCTTTCAAGAACTCAGACTCTTTTATTATCTCTGTGAAGATTCGCACATCTCCAATTTGGCACAAAAGCTTGGCATCACGCAATCAGCGATCTCTTTAGCGATCAAATCGCTTGAAGCAAACATCGGTGAGCCTCTTTTTGATCGCATTGGGAAGAAACTGGTGCTCAGTGAGACGGGAAAACTGTTTCGAGAGAAAACACAACCCCATTTTTTAGCGCTCAATGATGCAGAAGATTTTTTTAAAAATACCAAAATATCGGGTATTTTAACGATCGCTTCGAGTAAAACGATTGGAGATTTTATTACCCCACAGATAGTGTTTGATTTTTTAGCAGAGCATGAGCATGTGAAGATTCACAAAGATATTCAAAACTCGGCGCAGATCATCCAAATGGTTAAAAATGCTACTATCGACATCGGTTTTATCGAGTCTTCGTGTGATGAACTAGAGCTGCACAAAGAAGTGATAGGCGATGACCAACTGATCGTTGTGAGTAGTGATCCTTGCCTTGCGGAGGGGACTTTTTTTATTGATGAGCTGTTTCATAAAAAATGGATTTTACGGGAAAAAGGTTCAGGCACGAGAGAAGTTTTTTTAGAAGCTTTGGGAGAAATCGTCAAAGATTTAACGATTTTTATGGAGTTTTCCGAGTTTGAAGAGGCAAAAACGATTCTGCTGAACAATCCTCAAACCATCACCTGTCTCTCCAAAGTTGCCGTTGCCACTGAGCTTAAACGTGGTGAACTTTTTGAGGTGAAGCTTGTCAATTTAAAGATTGATCGGTCGTTTTACCTCATTTACCACAAGAGCAAATACCAAAGCAGACTTTTTACAGAGTTCAAACAGTTTGTTCATTCAAAGATGACCCCGACATAG
- the xseA gene encoding exodeoxyribonuclease VII large subunit: MSQTLSVSSLNNQVKSLLETTFLHVSVEGEVSRPTYHSSGHLYFTLKDADSSISCVMFKGNTKALKFQVEEGMAVVVHGSISVFSPRGTYQINCTSMEPSGSGALAKAYEQLKVKLGAKGYFEAECKKPLPRFVNHIALVTSGTGAALQDMLRVATKRWPLVKITLLDTLVQGEGAKFSIEANIARADALGADVIIVGRGGGSVEDLWAFNEEIVADAIFTCKTPIVSAVGHEIDYVISDFVADMRAPTPSAAIEMILPDSVEMLQRIDGLMERYTLVFGRILRSKEESLTHLTRLFAKRSIDEKLALWKNEIVILQSQYNDKIALLYREKSRHVTLLKEQIYFQTRQNLAKKEQLLSSYTIALNSKEPTREQKECYAQIVQSGKKIALEKITEGDIFELQTPHTIVKAKALEKKVL, translated from the coding sequence ATGAGCCAAACGCTTAGTGTTTCAAGTTTAAACAATCAAGTCAAGTCTCTGCTTGAGACCACCTTTTTACATGTAAGCGTGGAAGGTGAGGTCTCAAGACCGACGTATCACAGCTCAGGACATCTCTACTTTACCCTCAAAGATGCCGACTCTTCCATCTCCTGCGTGATGTTTAAAGGCAATACCAAAGCCTTAAAATTTCAAGTCGAAGAGGGCATGGCGGTGGTCGTTCATGGCTCGATTTCTGTTTTTTCACCGCGTGGAACCTACCAAATTAATTGTACATCCATGGAACCTTCCGGAAGTGGTGCTTTGGCTAAAGCGTATGAACAACTCAAAGTTAAACTTGGAGCGAAAGGCTACTTTGAAGCAGAGTGCAAAAAGCCACTGCCTCGTTTTGTGAACCACATTGCGTTAGTCACTTCGGGTACGGGTGCTGCGCTGCAAGATATGCTGCGTGTTGCGACAAAACGTTGGCCGTTGGTGAAGATCACCCTGCTTGATACCCTTGTTCAAGGCGAAGGCGCAAAATTCTCCATCGAGGCGAACATTGCGCGTGCTGACGCTCTTGGGGCTGATGTTATTATTGTCGGGCGCGGTGGTGGAAGTGTGGAAGATTTGTGGGCGTTTAATGAAGAGATCGTGGCGGATGCTATCTTTACATGTAAAACACCGATTGTCTCAGCCGTAGGGCATGAGATAGACTATGTTATCAGCGATTTTGTGGCTGACATGAGAGCCCCAACGCCCTCGGCTGCGATAGAGATGATACTACCAGATAGTGTCGAGATGTTGCAACGCATCGATGGTTTGATGGAGCGCTACACACTTGTGTTTGGGCGAATCTTACGCTCCAAAGAGGAGAGTTTAACGCACCTAACACGCCTTTTTGCCAAACGTTCTATCGATGAAAAACTCGCTTTATGGAAAAATGAGATAGTCATTTTACAGAGTCAATACAACGATAAAATAGCGCTTCTCTACCGTGAAAAATCACGTCACGTCACGCTACTCAAAGAGCAAATTTACTTTCAAACCAGACAAAATCTCGCCAAAAAAGAGCAACTGCTCTCCTCCTACACCATAGCGCTTAATTCCAAAGAGCCGACGCGTGAACAAAAAGAGTGTTATGCGCAAATTGTTCAATCCGGTAAAAAAATTGCTCTTGAAAAAATCACAGAGGGTGATATTTTTGAACTGCAAACACCCCATACCATTGTAAAAGCAAAGGCATTAGAAAAAAAAGTGCTTTAG
- the traT gene encoding complement resistance protein TraT, whose translation MKKIVHVSLALSAALVFMTGCATSELQTSARMTQSVFINPVAKDKRTIFVSTKNTSGAPINLENRMVQALYAKGYTIVDDPEMATYVLMTNILFCNKKSENNVVAGAVMGGAAGAIANSGSSGRGMAAAGLGGALVGGLIGKATEDTIFQMQVDIVIREKAKGRVMANTGNVGGQAGIRDGQKTGTINSFGGPIRDADASGKLYSNTYSSASQSYESDYIEHRTMMFAEATKMDLTLSEATPILEDKIAQQVAGLF comes from the coding sequence ATGAAAAAAATAGTACATGTAAGCCTTGCACTCAGTGCTGCGCTTGTTTTTATGACAGGATGTGCGACGAGTGAACTGCAAACAAGTGCCCGTATGACACAGAGCGTTTTTATTAATCCTGTGGCAAAAGATAAACGAACCATTTTTGTTTCAACTAAAAATACCAGTGGCGCACCAATTAACCTTGAAAACCGCATGGTTCAAGCCCTTTATGCCAAAGGATATACGATTGTGGATGATCCTGAAATGGCAACGTATGTGCTTATGACAAACATTTTATTTTGTAACAAAAAAAGTGAGAACAATGTCGTTGCAGGAGCTGTAATGGGCGGTGCTGCAGGTGCGATCGCCAATTCAGGATCGAGTGGAAGAGGCATGGCAGCAGCAGGTCTTGGAGGTGCACTTGTCGGTGGACTCATTGGAAAAGCGACCGAAGATACCATTTTCCAAATGCAAGTCGACATCGTGATTCGTGAAAAAGCCAAAGGCAGAGTGATGGCAAATACAGGCAATGTTGGTGGACAAGCTGGCATTAGAGACGGTCAAAAAACAGGCACGATCAACAGCTTTGGCGGACCAATTCGCGATGCGGATGCAAGTGGCAAACTCTACAGCAACACCTACTCCTCTGCTTCCCAATCGTATGAGAGTGACTACATCGAACACCGTACGATGATGTTTGCAGAAGCTACGAAAATGGATCTAACACTGTCCGAAGCAACACCGATTTTAGAAGATAAAATCGCACAACAAGTCGCAGGACTGTTTTAA
- the ubiE gene encoding bifunctional demethylmenaquinone methyltransferase/2-methoxy-6-polyprenyl-1,4-benzoquinol methylase UbiE, whose amino-acid sequence MFDEIAGTYDTANRVLSMGIDIQWRKTACDETFARYTKPITLIVDVACGTGDMMGYWAKQAKKAGRQIGKILGVDPSVGMTDVGKQKFPAFEFVISEATQIPLPNESADILSISYGIRNVVRRGEAFSEFARVVKQGGYVVILEFTKDEKKGFFFTIKDFYLNKVLPILGGIISKNRAAYEYLPTSIEGFLTASMLQKELDVAGFETEFVKSFSMDISTLVIAKKR is encoded by the coding sequence ATGTTTGATGAGATCGCAGGGACATATGACACTGCAAACCGCGTTTTAAGTATGGGAATTGACATTCAGTGGCGTAAAACGGCGTGTGATGAGACCTTTGCACGCTACACTAAACCGATCACTCTCATTGTCGATGTCGCATGTGGCACAGGCGACATGATGGGCTATTGGGCAAAGCAAGCCAAAAAAGCAGGACGCCAGATCGGCAAGATTTTAGGTGTTGATCCCTCCGTTGGAATGACCGATGTGGGCAAACAAAAATTTCCCGCGTTTGAATTTGTCATCTCTGAAGCTACACAGATCCCTCTGCCAAATGAAAGTGCTGATATTTTAAGTATCAGCTATGGTATTCGCAATGTCGTCCGTCGAGGGGAAGCGTTTAGCGAGTTTGCGCGTGTCGTTAAGCAAGGCGGATATGTTGTCATTTTAGAATTTACCAAAGATGAGAAAAAGGGCTTTTTCTTCACGATCAAAGATTTTTACCTGAACAAAGTGCTTCCGATTTTGGGTGGCATTATCTCTAAAAACAGAGCGGCGTATGAGTATTTGCCAACCTCTATCGAAGGGTTTTTAACCGCTTCGATGCTTCAAAAAGAGTTGGATGTCGCGGGCTTTGAAACTGAATTTGTTAAAAGCTTTTCGATGGATATCTCGACCTTGGTCATTGCTAAAAAACGCTAA
- a CDS encoding GGDEF domain-containing protein, producing the protein MLNFFYHFFISNRMPLSSYASRQYSLVMIFATLGAATFGFFFFYNLLVLHYYTIALIDTICFATSVGSILFLKKTHNIDLSRVFVTAYFFVFFVVFTYINKNESFGLIWNIFFCMIAINLNGHKKGLFYTFVLYGYIFLMAHEGIGVWQNGLWDKVAFFRYAFSMVLLTFVVYVMELALYRSYTKLQKLAEEDELTQTYNRHKLREILQAEIERAGRHDTLLCVVLFDVDNFKSINDTHGHNTGDAMLQLLAKIVKNSIRVNDTFGRWGGEEFLLVLPHMSIEQAQKACEKVRLLIAQSVFENVSALTCSFGLCAYEKGMSLDALVNRCDKAMYQAKLLGKNCVNVFAQS; encoded by the coding sequence ATGCTAAACTTTTTTTACCACTTTTTTATCTCTAACCGCATGCCACTGAGTTCGTATGCAAGCAGGCAATATTCATTGGTGATGATATTTGCCACATTGGGTGCCGCCACATTTGGCTTTTTCTTTTTTTACAACCTTTTGGTTCTGCACTATTACACAATCGCTCTAATCGATACGATCTGTTTTGCAACGTCGGTTGGTTCCATACTTTTTTTAAAGAAAACGCACAACATCGATCTGAGTAGAGTTTTTGTAACTGCCTACTTTTTTGTTTTTTTTGTTGTGTTTACCTACATTAATAAAAATGAGAGTTTTGGACTCATTTGGAACATCTTCTTTTGTATGATTGCCATCAATCTTAACGGGCATAAAAAAGGACTTTTTTATACGTTTGTGCTCTACGGCTATATCTTTTTGATGGCACATGAGGGCATTGGGGTGTGGCAAAATGGTCTTTGGGATAAGGTCGCTTTTTTTCGCTATGCTTTTTCAATGGTTCTCCTCACCTTTGTGGTCTATGTGATGGAATTAGCCTTGTATCGCTCGTACACGAAGCTTCAAAAATTAGCCGAAGAGGATGAGTTGACCCAGACGTATAATCGTCATAAATTACGCGAAATCTTACAAGCGGAGATTGAGCGTGCAGGGCGTCATGATACGCTTTTATGCGTCGTCTTGTTTGATGTGGATAATTTTAAAAGCATCAATGATACGCATGGGCATAATACAGGCGATGCGATGCTTCAACTCCTTGCGAAAATTGTTAAAAACTCTATACGGGTGAATGACACCTTTGGGCGTTGGGGCGGAGAGGAGTTTTTGTTGGTACTGCCTCATATGAGCATAGAACAGGCGCAAAAGGCGTGTGAAAAGGTACGTCTTTTAATCGCGCAAAGTGTGTTTGAAAACGTCAGTGCGCTGACCTGCAGTTTTGGGTTGTGTGCGTATGAAAAGGGTATGAGTTTGGATGCGTTGGTTAACCGTTGCGATAAGGCAATGTACCAAGCGAAGTTGTTAGGCAAAAATTGTGTTAACGTTTTTGCTCAGTCGTAA
- a CDS encoding CCE_0567 family metalloprotein: protein MDEKELKKELARLKRLAVEIAGEIHDIVEDTLWVKYNELPILSAKIVAAIHEAEAFKAQHNL, encoded by the coding sequence ATGGATGAAAAAGAGCTCAAAAAAGAGTTAGCAAGACTCAAACGTTTAGCCGTTGAGATCGCAGGTGAAATTCACGATATTGTTGAAGATACCTTGTGGGTCAAATACAACGAGCTTCCCATACTCTCCGCCAAAATTGTTGCAGCGATTCACGAAGCAGAGGCGTTTAAAGCGCAACACAATCTCTAA
- a CDS encoding adenosine deaminase — protein MKELIAKLPKAELHLHIEGSLEPELMFALAQKNNITLPYKTIEEVKNAYNFTSLQSFLDIYYAGANVLITESDFFDVTWAYLLTCKAQNVLHVEIFFDPQTHTSRGIAFETVVNGITKALQKGEIELGISSFLIMCFLRHLSEEEAFKTLQESLLFKDKILGVGLDSSEVGHPPSKFERVFAACENVGYKIVAHAGEEGDSSYIWEAINLLHVKRIDHGIRCDEDATLVEFLIEKQIPLTVCPLSNVKLRAVSSMREHNIINLLRKGVLVTINSDDPAYFGGYINENYEAVANSLHVSQEELKLLAQNSFKASFLSEAQKQHFTQMIALL, from the coding sequence ATGAAAGAACTCATCGCTAAACTTCCCAAAGCCGAACTGCATCTGCATATTGAAGGATCCTTGGAGCCTGAACTTATGTTTGCGCTCGCTCAAAAAAATAACATCACACTACCTTATAAAACGATCGAAGAGGTCAAAAACGCTTACAACTTTACGTCGTTACAATCGTTTTTAGACATCTATTATGCGGGAGCCAACGTGCTGATCACCGAGTCTGATTTTTTCGATGTGACGTGGGCATATCTGCTTACATGTAAAGCACAAAACGTTTTACATGTAGAGATCTTTTTCGATCCTCAAACACATACTTCGCGAGGTATTGCCTTTGAAACTGTGGTCAATGGCATCACCAAAGCACTTCAAAAAGGTGAAATTGAGCTCGGCATTAGCTCGTTTCTCATTATGTGCTTTTTACGCCATCTCAGTGAAGAGGAAGCCTTTAAGACGCTTCAAGAGTCCTTGCTGTTCAAAGATAAAATTTTAGGCGTCGGACTAGACTCTAGCGAAGTGGGTCATCCGCCTTCCAAGTTTGAGCGCGTCTTTGCAGCGTGTGAAAACGTGGGCTATAAGATCGTTGCTCATGCAGGCGAAGAAGGCGATAGCTCGTATATTTGGGAGGCGATTAATCTTTTACATGTAAAGCGAATTGACCATGGGATTCGCTGTGATGAAGATGCAACATTGGTCGAGTTTCTCATCGAAAAACAGATACCGCTCACCGTCTGCCCACTCTCCAATGTCAAACTAAGAGCTGTTTCAAGCATGCGTGAACACAACATTATAAATTTACTGCGCAAAGGGGTTTTGGTGACCATCAATTCGGATGATCCAGCCTACTTTGGTGGGTATATCAATGAGAATTATGAAGCGGTTGCGAACAGTTTACATGTAAGCCAAGAAGAGCTCAAACTCTTGGCTCAAAACAGTTTCAAAGCCTCTTTTTTAAGTGAAGCACAAAAGCAGCATTTTACGCAGATGATCGCTCTTCTTTAG